The DNA sequence GCAGGCCCTGGTAAAATGCCAGCGCCCGGTCGGTGACTTGCAAATGCACGTGGCCCACTTGGGCCCCAGCTATTGGGCGTTTAAGCCGCGGCTGTGTCCGCTGGCTTCTGCAAAATCTGCTCGATGCGGGCCAGTTCGTCGGCGCTGAAATTCAGGTTCTGGAGGCAGTGCAGCGAGTCGGCGAGCTGGGCGGGGCGGCTGGCTCCTACCAGCACGGAGGTCACCCGGTCGTCCTTCAGCAGCCAGGCCAGGGCCATTTGGGCCAGGCTCTGGCCGCGGGCCTGAGCTACCGTATTCAGCTGCTGGAGCTGGGCCACCACGGTGGGCGTCACCTGCTCGCGCTGCAAAAAGCCCGTGCTGCTAGCCGCCCGCGAGTCGTCGGGGATACCCTGTAAGTACTTGTCCGACAGCAGGCCCTGGGCCAGGGGCGAGAATGGGATGCAGCCCACACCTTCCGCGCCCAGCACGTCGAGCAGGCCGGCCTCGGGGTCGCGCACCAGCATGGAGTACTTGGGCTGGTGGATGAGGCAGGGCGTGCCCATTTCGCGCAGCAGGCCAATGGCCTTTTGGGCCTCCTCGGGCCCGTAGTTCGATAGGCCTACGTACAGGGCCTTGCCCTGGCGCACAGCATGGGCCAGGGCCCCCATGCTTTCTTCCAGCGGCGTGTCGGGGTCGGGCCGGTGGTGGTAGAAGATATCGACATACTCCAGGCCCATGCGCTTGAGGCTTTGGTCGAGGCTGGCCAGCAGGTACTTGCGCGAACCCCACTCGCCGTAGGGGCCCTCCCACATGCCGTAGCCGGCCTTGGTGGAAATGATGAGCTCGTCGCGGTACGCGGCAAAATCCTGGGCCAGCACCTTGCCAAAGTTCAGCTCGGCCGAGCCGGGGGGCGGGCCGTAATTGTTGGCCAGGTCGAAGTGGGTGATGCCGTTATCGAAGGCCAGGTGCAGGGTTTGGCGGCCGGTGGCCAGCGCGTCCACGTCGCCGAAGTTGTGCCAGAGGCCCAGCGAAATGGCGGGCAGCTTGAGGCCGCTTTTGCCGCAGCGGCGGTAGGGTAGGGCTTGGTAGCGATCCGCAGCGGGGAGGTATTGGGGAGGCATGAAAAGGGGAAAAGGTTGAGGGCCAGCCTGGAATATAGAAACGCATCTTTGCGTCTCAGGATTAAACGACAGATCGGAACAGTGTCTAGTCAAGTCGTGCAATACCTGAGACGCAAAGATGCGTCTCTACATTCCAGTATTGCTTGCAGTAGCTTGGTTAAACGCAGCACCCACGCCGCTGGCTATTTAAAAGGAACGGTGGTGCCGCTTTCCTTGACGAGGCTTTCGGGGGCCAGGGTGCGCACCACGGTGGCGCGCAGCGTGAGCTTGGCGTCGGCGGGTGTGGCCACGTCGTTCGATTGCAGCGTTACCACGTCGGCCAGGGCCCCCAGCTGGCGCGGGGCGTACA is a window from the Hymenobacter nivis genome containing:
- the mgrA gene encoding L-glyceraldehyde 3-phosphate reductase — translated: MPPQYLPAADRYQALPYRRCGKSGLKLPAISLGLWHNFGDVDALATGRQTLHLAFDNGITHFDLANNYGPPPGSAELNFGKVLAQDFAAYRDELIISTKAGYGMWEGPYGEWGSRKYLLASLDQSLKRMGLEYVDIFYHHRPDPDTPLEESMGALAHAVRQGKALYVGLSNYGPEEAQKAIGLLREMGTPCLIHQPKYSMLVRDPEAGLLDVLGAEGVGCIPFSPLAQGLLSDKYLQGIPDDSRAASSTGFLQREQVTPTVVAQLQQLNTVAQARGQSLAQMALAWLLKDDRVTSVLVGASRPAQLADSLHCLQNLNFSADELARIEQILQKPADTAAA